Proteins co-encoded in one Nicotiana sylvestris chromosome 7, ASM39365v2, whole genome shotgun sequence genomic window:
- the LOC104210711 gene encoding inositol diphosphatase DSP4-like, with amino-acid sequence MKEHANVAATVDTCRTIEVAVVEQRQYLRSQPLQAIKLSPSPVPTADDYPYDYDFNYNFDDNGEDLFIPPLNFAMVDNGIFRSGFPDLANFSFLQTLGLRSIIYLCPEPYPEANMEFLKENDIRLFQFGIKNCKEPFVNIPEEKIREALEVLIDVRNHPVLIHCKRGKHRTGCLVGCLRKLQKWCLTSVFDEYQRFAAAKARVSDQRFMELFDASSFKQQSLSFSCSKRGRARSLRPGSSCQLWLNQGS; translated from the exons ATGAAAGAACACGCAAACGTTGCTGCCACAGTTGACACGTGTAGAACCATCGAAGTCGCCGTCGTCGAGCAGCGGCAGTATCTCCGTTCCCAGCCGCTTCAAGCCATCAAGCTTTCGCCGTCTCCGGTCCCAACCGCCGACGATTACCCCTATGACTATGACTTTAACTATAATTTCGATGACAACGGTGAAGATCTCTTTATTCCTCCTCTCAACTTCGCCATGGTCGATAATGGCATTTTCCGTTCAGGCTTCCCTGACTTAGCTAACTTCTCGTTTCTTCAAACTCTTGGTCTTCGTTCCATCAT ATACTTGTGTCCAGAGCCATATCCAGAAGCAAACATGGAGTTTCTAAAGGAAAATGATATTCGCTTGTTTCAGTTCGGTATTAAAAACTGCAAA GaaccttttgtaaatattccagAAGAGAAGATTCGTGAAGCATTGGAGGTTCTAATTG ATGTTAGAAATCACCCAGTGTTGATCCATTGCAAACGTGGGAAG CATCGAACTGGCTGCCTTGTTGGATGCCTGAGAAAATTGCAGAAGTGGTGCCTAACTTCTGTGTTCGACGAGTACCAGCGTTTTGCTGCGGCCAAAGCAAGAGTGTCAGATCAGAGGTTTATGGAGCTTTTTGATGCATCCAGCTTCAAACAACAGTCATTGTCATTTTCGTGTTCAAAGAG GGGTAGAGCTCGTTCTCTCCGTCCGGGTTCTTCCTGCCAACTATGGTTAAACCAAGGCAGCTAG